The sequence aatatccaaagtacAAGAGTCTCTATATTATTTAGCaggtaaaataattttttgctaaagttccatttcttttattatacatataaaaccatgaatttacatataaaTCCGTAGTATACCAACTGCGACCATCACCGTAGCAATCAACGTGTTAATCGTAGGTGGGCACAATTCGCGGGGAAAAAATGCTTGCCATGTGATAGAGAGATAGAGACAGGAAATAGAGATGTACCCGGAGCCAAATGGGACATACAGttcgaaaataaaacgaaaataaCTTACCGCATCTTCGCAGCAAGTTTACCTTTACAGAAAAGCCTTTAAAGACATGCTCTTCAATCCTCATTACAAGCACGgatctttaaaaattatattggaTATAGAAACTTGTTTTAAACACCTTTGTCTACacataatatttgtaatatttttatgatagaAAAAAGGATGCTATTTTATGACAGATTATTTAATATAGATAATTGTAGTTTATTTCAACTTATAgattgttttaaaaatattacttgaATAATCGAAGAACTATTTGGTCATTGGAAGAAGCTTATGTTTTAGATTATTTCTATAAACATCGATACGGAATCCTTTTTTAAACAAGGAACACCTTTGTATTGTTGATAATATGATGTCAATTTTTTTcaatggaagaaaagaattattttgaattcttttgtaatatatttgaCAGAGGTGATTATGATTTATtcaaattgataaatttaaaatgttttcgtGGAGATCTCTGTAAATCAATGATCATTGAAAGGATAGTTCATCCTAAATTTGACTTTACAGGCAAACATcgtgaatatttaaattcatgAACAACATAGATCTGTTCCTGCAAACGAATGTTTCATATACAGATGTTCGATTATGAGTGTTTATAATCGAGaaagtaaatatttctttaaaggAATTTACGAAAGCCTTTAACATGGAGGAGTCTTCTGAAACCTAACAACTTTCAACTTTATCAAGCTTTATCGATATTTCCTCTACACTGTTCCAAACGACTATGATAATACATTCATAAAAGTTTTAGTAGTCATCAAGCattcataaattaattatataataattcatataagtaattcataaattatttaactcCTTAACATTCTTAATCATCCCATTTAATCGCCTGTTTGATCCAAATGgattattgtataataatattggaTGCAAAAACCATCTTAGGACTCTCAGGATAAAACATTTCAATAGATTCTCTACTctctattatatttatttcccaaatcttgttatttatctttaatattgtaaacaaaatttaaaaatattagttGACAAAGCATTATAGAAGTCAGAAGTATAGAAGTcagaatatataatacataaaatattgtttatataattaattcatGTAATACATAACATAAATGAAAAGAAGTTAATCCTAAATCTGATGATAAAAGAAATACAATTATTGTTTTGAATATTAAACAATCTCTGTTGAAACGTATTAGGTATCAATTGGTAATTGAAACAAAGGATGATGTTTAAATAAACCATGGGAATGTTTCAGGTGGGGGAAAGGCGAGCGTCATGGAACGCGTTACGCACGTGTTCTGCGGGAGCGGCGGTGTTCCGTACACGAATTTGCAGAGCGCGAATAATGCGAACGCAACCCCGGAAAAGCCAAGCAGGAGCGTGCCAACGTCGATAAGCAACATGCCTTCGGTGAACAACAAGAGCCTGAGCAACGTCGGTACACCGAGCAGAGCAAGGATATCGAGAAATCGAGGGAAGAATGTGCCGTTGGCGAGCGGTGGAACGGGCGGATACGTCGCGCCCACCACGTGGGATCAGCTGATGCAAGACGATCATTTCCTCAGTAAATTCTTCCTCTACTTCACCGCCATCGAGAGGAGGATTTTGGCTCAGGTGCCAGCGATTAAACGATCGTTATTAATCTAACTTGCAACAGAATTGCACTCatctttgttttttctttttttaacgtGTTAACATGTTCCGTCCTCAGTGAGAAGTAAGATAAGTTTGGTTGAAAGAATTACACTAGAATATACAATCAAAGAAGAATGGCGCTTGTACTGAATACCTGATGCATACTTTGTTATCTTCTTTCCTATCTGTTTTGTTTGGGAGCAGTTAAGAGGATTGTATAAAATACTGTATGACATACATAGGACAGAAAGTGATTCCCTATGCGAAAGTACATCAAAAACGTAGAATAACAGCTTTTCGTTGAAGGCACAGTATTGAAGATTTTGAGAATTTATTACgtacgatataatttataaggaGAATTTGTATAGTAGAAGTTTGCTGATTTTTCTGCCACTTATGATACTTAGTTCAAATAATGTGAGTTTAGGCCCAGATAAGTAGATCGTTAACTgctaaaattttattttactattattgACGAAATGAAGTATTGTTAATGAAACTATCCACTGTACTTTCTTGAATCTAACTACTCGTAAAAGTCGTGCAGATTTTGTATAGAAAAGTAATGGGTATTATAGTGTCTGTTGagcttaaaattaattctCGGATGAAAAAATTTCACTTGATACTACTAATTTAATTTTGCATACGGAATCCTCTTGTATAATATCGTTTCCATAATACTTTTGGTTGCATTCTATATATTGTCGAAGCTTGtaattttattggaaaagtAGAATGCGCTCAATCCTCAATTCTTGGCATTGATTCGCCGTGGAATTAAAGATAGTAAAGATTGACGATGTGGATTAGATAATAATCTTTTCACGGTCGTGCAAGATGATTCTTCTTGGTCGTAAAATAAATCACTTGTGATTAAGGAAAGTCTTGTTGCGTGATGCTTTGTTAAATGACATATTTGTTTAGCAACGGACGTCAAACTTCTTGGCTATCGACttgtgtacatacatacgtcGTGGACTCGGGCTGATTTACTGATTTATGTTTGGAAACGCTGttcaattataaataatagtatTAGAAGCCTTTTCATACTGGTCGAATGATCTTTCACGGGAGATTAGACTGATATACGATCttgcatatattttatacaaggTTCTTAACTGTCATCTGGTTCTGGTTCTAATATTGGTTTAGATAatctattaaattaaattgttaaattttaattcgatagattatttaattttaggGTATTTAAATCCATTTCGTGTTTTAAAAAGCATAAAGTATTTTAGAATTAAGTAACTTAATTGGAACAACTAAGTTCCAACTGTTGAGAGGATCGCTTATAACTTCACGATACCAGTTAAGAGTTCATGTCATAAAATTAAAGCATCATTCTATTCTCCTTGGAACAGTAAATATTGATTCTCTCATCTGCTTAGAACAGAACAATAAGCATATATAAatctataaatacataatacaaCTTATCTAGTTACTTAGACGCTCTAACATGATAGGATGAAAGGAAAAGTCTCTTAACAATACTGTTTAAGATTTAAACAAACGTTATCCCACCTTCTTTGAACagtatattaatattgattCAATCTTGATGCAGTTTTTATATAAGACGTCTATTCCAGGATGTCCGTCCCACAGGGTTCTACGTAGACTTTGCCAGCGTACCTCGATTAAAAATGGAAGCACTGCGTGCgcattcataaatattttattaagcaGTTGTCACAAACATATAAAATCATCCTGGCAAAGGTTTTCTAGAATAACTTGCACACCTAaaaataaaacggaaaatcTAACAACATTGAGATTCCACTTCCATGATTCTTAATTTATTCCATGGCGAATCGAGTACCCGTGAATTTTTCAATTGATGtacatttcttaaaattttgcatctttgatatattttatatttttaaaatgttctaTTCCTGAAGctttatatttctaaaaatatacaaaaatgtaacGATTCGGTGATTTACAGGTGTGCTTAAGATGGCGAGATATACTTTATGCGCGACCTCGACTCTGGGCAGGTTTAGTGCCCGTGGTGAGGTGTCGTGAGGTGCGTGCCATGCCTCCTAGTTCACGCACACGGCTCTACGCCTCCTTAGTTAGAAGAGGCTTTCATTCGTTGGTTCTTCTCGGCGCATCGGATGAGGATATCCCGGAACTGACGCACGGATTCCCATTAGCGCAGAGAAATATTCATTCGTTATCGCTTAGATGTTGCGCCGTTACTGACAGGGGGCTTGAAGCTCTCTTAGATCATCTACaggtatatacatacatgtaacTTTCCTTAATACAAAACAACCATTAAATTTAAAGaccataaatatttcacttAAAAAATTAGCATTATTACCTTTTGATTGCAGATTAAAGTTACAGCAGATTTTTATTGGTGTATAATACGTAagaattaattgaatttttctttcagaAATAAGCCTTTTTTATTCTAAATGTCTCGTTTATGCTATATTAAAAACTGACAATGAAAAAGGttaagtaaattttaataaaaagtacgTTGGGGATGAACTTTCTTTCAAGGTCATTTTTCTCCAACTTCTACAgtcaaaaatatttgaaacattCTGTGCAATCCAAATATAGACATTTAAATCAACTGTTTTCAAAATGTTGATCATGCATATCTTGttgattaaataaatgaacTACTACAGACTTCATTCTTGTTTTCAAAGCTCTCAAACAAGCtactattttctttcttttcttctttatatcGCTCATTTATTTGATACAGAGTAAATTAATGAGTAGATATTAAGGAAAGGGGGAGTAGAAGTATTCTCtaatgtttttatatttttaggcGTTGTTCGAGCTGGAATTAGCTGGTTGCAACGAGATAACGGAAGCCGGCCTGTGGACTTGCTTAACACCTAGAATAGTATCGCTCTCCTTGTCGGATTGTATTAATGTGGCCGATGAAGCTGTCGGTGCTGTCGCTCAATTGCTGCCGAGTCTCTACGAGTTCTCGTTGCAGGCTTACCATGTAACCGATGCCGCTCTTGGATATTTCCACGCCACTCAAAGTAGCTCCCTTAGTATCCTCAGGCTGCAATCCTGCTGGGAACTCACTAATCATGGTGTAGTCAATATTGGTAAGGAGCCTTTATTTTGAAATCTTGCGTTGCGATGTTATTCGTATTTTGTTTCGAATAAGACATTTCGTATGTCTTTCGATTAAAGCATAAGACatagatttaaataaaaattggagCAAATATTCATTTGGAGTGTTTAGTAATACAAAATCAATATAACATGAAAGAGCGTCATATCACGAAAAGTTATTTTTGAATATAGTATCCacacttttaattatttatgttttacTATAGTatgacaaaaaataaaaattgaaaaattgacatatataacaataaaacgtTGAGCAATGTTCACTGCTGTGATAAAATGACAAATTGTCTTCCACTAAAGACACTCGAGGTGTCTGATATTATAACGTGgttgaatataataaaaataggtACTAATTAGTCTTTGAGTTATCATGTTAGTTATTATAGTGGTGTCCTCGTTGTGTATGTATAGTAAAAAATACTCCAACATAACTCAAGACGTTAACGTCGCGTAAAGCGGGACAGTTGCAAAATCGTTTTGCTAGGATCCAGGTAGAAATAATTCTTGATGACGATACCGTGAAATTAAGTCAGGTGGTGCACGCATCCGACCATtataaatttagaattaaGGAACACCGCTTTATTTAGCTTTCAAGCTGTCAGCAACAGCTCAGACTCATGCTTCTAAGTGAGTACACGTAGCTACTTCGAGGACAACGACCAGATGTCGTTATTTATATGGTAGTTTCGTATTTCTCTGTAATAAGTTAATGAAAAagattaaacaaaaaaaagaaaaaagaatcttAGAGAGTGTATAATATACTCTTCATTTTCTGTCTTATCTTCCAGTACATTCCTTGCCCAATCTGACTGTCCTGTCGCTGTCTGGATGCAGTAAAGTAACAGATGATGGCGTTGAATTGATAGCAGAAAACTTATCCAGGCTTCGTTCGTTGGATCTGAGCTGGTGCTCGAGAATCACCGATGCGGCTCTAGAGTACATTGCTTGTGATCTGAATCACTTAGAGGAGCTCACATTGGACAGGTGAGAACTGTTTAATTATTGTAGGACTTAACATAAAAAGGGATCcaacattttttaaagttTCGTACAAAGAACGATGATAAAGAATATATGAAGcaaaacattaaatattcaataatgtAAATCAGTTGAAAACAAATTGCAACGTTGGTTTCCAATGAGTTCAGAGAAGAGGCATTCAGCTGCAACCGACGAAAATGAAGAGGCATACTCCCCTTTTTCTTAACTCTTCTTTTAAATCGCGCTAAATGACACTGCGACCCACCGCGGTGAATCCGTACGATCCATTCATGTTCTACATACTAAACGCGTTAACAAGCATTCTATTTACGATCAACTATTGTGCAATACGTCCATGAATCAGCGTTCGTCGATGCATTCAGACGCCTAAGGAGACGAACTAACAATCTAGCAACAAATTGGCTGGCTGTAGgagataatatatatatatatataatataatatatatatatatatattgttctaAGCGATATAGCGAAATTCTAACTGATGATATTCACAGTCACATCCAAACACCTTGATTTTCAAATTGCAAATGATTTATGTGGATAAAAATTTCTGGAACTTGTTTTCCGAATAGTACACTATAggatacattt is a genomic window of Bombus huntii isolate Logan2020A chromosome 1, iyBomHunt1.1, whole genome shotgun sequence containing:
- the LOC126869417 gene encoding F-box/LRR-repeat protein 16, encoding MSSISAQGVVERASAELTKRINGLGLRASKHHGGGKASVMERVTHVFCGSGGVPYTNLQSANNANATPEKPSRSVPTSISNMPSVNNKSLSNVGTPSRARISRNRGKNVPLASGGTGGYVAPTTWDQLMQDDHFLSKFFLYFTAIERRILAQVCLRWRDILYARPRLWAGLVPVVRCREVRAMPPSSRTRLYASLVRRGFHSLVLLGASDEDIPELTHGFPLAQRNIHSLSLRCCAVTDRGLEALLDHLQALFELELAGCNEITEAGLWTCLTPRIVSLSLSDCINVADEAVGAVAQLLPSLYEFSLQAYHVTDAALGYFHATQSSSLSILRLQSCWELTNHGVVNIVHSLPNLTVLSLSGCSKVTDDGVELIAENLSRLRSLDLSWCSRITDAALEYIACDLNHLEELTLDRCVHITDIGVGYISTMGSLSALFLRWCILLRDFGLQHLCGMKSLQVLSVAGCPLLTSSGLSSLIQLRHLHELELTNCPGTSQELFDYLREHLPRCLIIE